In Molothrus aeneus isolate 106 chromosome 4, BPBGC_Maene_1.0, whole genome shotgun sequence, the following are encoded in one genomic region:
- the LOC136556222 gene encoding homeobox protein not2-like, with protein sequence MKRVRTVFKPEQLERLEQEFLKQQYMVGTERVDLAATLHLTETQVKVWFQNRRIKWRKQSMEQKAAKLSQFGVIQPASADSTDSKDHEEDPVDVEL encoded by the exons ATGAAGAGAGTGCGCACAGTCTTcaagccagagcagctggagcggCTGGAGCAGGAGTTCCTCAAGCAGCAGTACATGGTGGGCACAGAGAGAGTGGACCTGGCTGCAACCCTGCATCTCACAGAGACCCAG GTCAAAGTGTGGTTCCAGAACCGGAGGATCAAGTGGAGGAAGCAGAGCATGGAGCAGAAGGCAGCAAAGCTGTCTCAGTTCGGGGTGATCCAGCCTGCGAGCGCCGACTCCACCGACAGCAAGGACCACGAGGAGGACCCCGTGGACGTGGAGCTTTGA
- the SMYD5 gene encoding histone-lysine N-trimethyltransferase SMYD5, producing the protein MAAAAGPHAGAAAEARFISSAKGKGLFATRNIRKGETVFVERPVVSSQFLWNALYNYRACDHCLRALETAEENAQRLLGKSSLVLPHPEQCSIRKDLHQQCPRCQVTYCSAECRQAALEQYHQVLCLGPSRDDPTHPLNKLQEAWRNMHYPPETSSIMLMARMVATIKQAKDKEWWIKAFSQFCNKTANEEEEIVHKLLGDKFKGQLELLRLLFTEALYDEYLSRWFTPEGFRSLFALVGTNGQGIGTSSLSQWVHACDALELPVLQREELDAFIDQLYKDIEKESGEFLNCEGSGLYVLQSCCNHSCIPNAETSFPENNFLLHLTALEDIEAGEEICISYLDCCQRERSRHSRNKILRENYLFTCSCPKCLAQADDADVTSDEEEEGEGETDDAELEDEMTDV; encoded by the exons AtggcggccgcggcggggccACACGCCGGGGCTGCGGCGGAGGCGCGGTTCATCAGCAGCGCCAAG GGAAAGGGCTTGTTCGCCACCAGAAACATCCGCAAAGGGGAAACAGTCTTCGTGGAGAGGCCGGTGGTGTCATCCCAGTTTCTCTGGAATGCCCTGTACAACTACCGAG CCTGTGATCACTGCCTGCGGGCGCTGGAGACGGCGGAGGAGAACGCCCAGCGCCTGCTGGGGAAGAGCTCCCTGGTGCTGCCTCACCCGGAGCAGTGCAGCATCAGGAAGGACCTGCACCAGCAGTGTCCCCGCTGCCAG GTGACGTACTGCAGTGCAGAGTgcaggcaggcagctctggagcagtaCCACCAGGTCCTGTGCCTCGGCCCGTCCCGGGACGACCCCACGCACCCCCTCAACAAGCTGCAGGAGGCATGGAG AAACATGCATTACCCCCCAGAGACATCCAGCATCATGCTGATGGCCAGGATGGTTGCCACCATCAAACAG GCTAAAGACAAGGAGTGGTGGATCAAGGCCTTCTCCCAGTTCTGCAACAAGACAGCAAATGAAGAAGAGGAGATTGTGCACAAACTGCTGGGGGACAAATTTAAG ggccagctggagctgctgcgcCTGCTCTTCACTGAGGCTCTTTATGATGAATATCTCAGCAGG TGGTTCACCCCAGAAGGCTTTCGATCCCTCTTTGCCCTCGTCGGGACCAATGGCCAAGGCATAGGAACCAG ctccctgagccagTGGGTGCACGCGTGCgatgctctggagctgcccGTGCTGCAGCGGGAGGAGCTGGACGCCTTCATCGACCAGCTCTACAAGGACATTGAGAAGG agtcGGGAGAGTTCCTCAACTGCGAGGGATCAGGGCTctatgtgctgcagagctgct GTAACCACAGCTGCATCCCCAATGCTGAGACATCCTTCCCAGAAAACAACTTCCTCCTGCATCTCACTGCTCTGGAGGACATCGAAGCAGGAGAG GAAATCTGCATCAGTTACTTAGACTGCTGTCAGAGGGAGCGGAGCAGACACAGCCGCAACAAGATACTCAG GGAGAACTACTTGTTTACCTGCTCGTGTCCCAAGTGCCTCGCGCAAGCCGACGACGCCGACGTGACGtcggacgaggaggaggagggcgaAGGAGAGACGGACGATGCTGAGCTGGAGGATGAGATGACTGATGTGTGA